From the genome of Brassica oleracea var. oleracea cultivar TO1000 chromosome C4, BOL, whole genome shotgun sequence:
TGTTGCTCAACAACGCCAGCATCTTAATCTGCCAAAGACTGAAGCTATTTCTCCCATCAAACTTGTCGATCTTTGCGTTTATTCTAGATATCTTCTCACCAGATCACCAACCCCGAGCTCTGATACCAGTTTGTTGTAACGGACGTGAGAAGAAACAGATGCGGAAACAGATGAATAAAAGTGATGTAACTACGACACATATATTTAATGTGGTTCACCCCTAGGGCTACGTACACGGGCAAAGAAAGATCTTATTATTGAAGGTGATATTGAGCTTACAAAGTGCAAGTTTAAGGTTACTTCGAATACAAGATATATATATATATATAGTAGAATTTCGCATCTAAAACCCTAGACTATATGGATTCATGGGCCTAAGTCCACGGTCAGATGTAACATCTAGATTCAAGGCATATCAACGGTGACGATAACTCCGGTTTGAATAGAGGATAGTAGCATGCAGCCAGTCATTGGGTAAAGGATGTGAGTCGAATTGTTGCAACAGCCTGGCTCGTTGGAAGAAAAAAAGAAATCTTCTACCAAATATTTTTCCTCGGCTTGTTTATAAGCTTTCTAAATTCGTGTTAAAACTCTAAAAATTTGTTAAATTCAAGCTGAAGGTTAACCTAATGGTGGCAGCTTCTGGAACTAATAATGATTGGTGACTTGGGATGTTTAATTTTTTTTTAAGCTAAAGTAACTCTGAGGGCTCTTACATAAACCAAATATGCAAACAAAAGAAACTCTGGTTCAGCTACTCGGAAATACATTGATTCAATAAGAGCTGTCTTTAATAGTAGAGAATCAAATGAGTAGCAAGTCCAAAAACTCCAATAAAAACATTGATTCAAAGCTAAATGTAACAGCGTCTTGAATAGAAAAGATGAGAATAGTATTGCAAAACATGATATTAAGCCAAATGAATGACAAAGCATAGGAAGGAAGATATTAACCCTCGATCTGCTCCCTCAACCTCCTGATTGTGCTTCTGACAGTGACGGCACTGGCGGTGTTCATGGTGTAAGCACCACCGGCCTTGACCTTGCCACAATCCTTGCATCCCCAGATACCAACTGCCTTTCGCTTCACTCCGTACTGCACCAAATAAAACATCAAATTAAACCCAACTTTAATATGTTTTCAATCTAAATTTAAGCAAAAAGGATAGTGGATTATATGATTTATTACCTTGCCGCAGAACTCACAGAAGTACTTGCTGTGCTGGCTGACCTCCATCTTCTTAATCTGCTTCCTTATACTCGCTCCATAACGAGTTCCTGTGTAAACAATCATACATAGGTTTCAAATAAACGAGCCCCAATGTATCATACATTTCAACTTAAAACGAGGTGTAAATAAAATGTTGATAACTACAATAATTGCAGAAACGCATCTCAACTGTTGCATGATTCCGTTTTATTTCAATCTAAAATTCTATCAGAAATGTTCTACAGCTTAATCATCCTACACGATACCAATAAGAAGAAGTCGTATAAGATGAAACTCAAAGGCAGAGAAGCCATACCGTACTTGCCGACGATTCCTACCTTCTTCGTTCTCTTCGCCTGTGGGAGATGAGAAACAATTGGTAAGAGTTATTGAGTCGAAAGAAACTAATCCAATAGATAAGACAACATAAGCTGTATAATGTATCTGTAAAACTTGAAATACAGCTCGCTAGGCAGAGGAGCAGTAACGCGTTAAGAGGAGAGATATTCACCATTTCGAAACCGAGAAGACGAGAGCACCACCGCCGAATACGAAAAGACCCTAGAGAGAGAACAACAACTACTCACTGCTAAATCCGTCCTTTTTATACCAATAGTTATTAGGGCATTTACTATCTTATGGGCCTCATCTGGAAGATAAGCCCATTATATATGGCCTATTCATATATTTTTAACAAAAGCATATTATTGTTACGGTCATGTTAAAACGTAAAAACATTGTACAGAGGAAAGGGTGGTGACGTGGCACAATACCTCTCCCAAAACCTCCAAGTCCAAAGTATCCGAATCTGTCGTTCTTTCGTTCTTTCTTCCACTTCACATATGGTGAGGACTCCTTTCTTCTTCTTCCTTTCTATTCTCATGATCCGTTAATTCATTTATCGTAATCATTAGATAATGCTATTTCTGAGCTTTACTAACTTCACAAGTACTCGATAGCTACTTCTCTCGTACTCTATAAGTTTAGGTTCACTGTCTGAGTTTCAGCTCTAATTTCACTTGTTATATACGATAATAGCCCAGATTTGAACTTATATATTACATGTTTTGTTCTGTCAGGAGTTGATTATGGTCGTGGAGATTATGTAAAGACAGTCATTACAAAAAAAAAAAGCTGTCTTTTTTTTATTAAGGTCAGTGTTTTTACCTGTGGTAGCTGCAGTAGACGAAAGACTCTTCCGTAGCTAAGTAACTCTCAAATGGATGATGGTGGGCATCGTGACAATGGTCGGCACAAAGCACCTCAGGGCCAGGTATCTTGACCAATGTCTTTACTAATACTTCAGATTTAAGATAGTTTTTGTTTTTTTAATGGGAATGTATCATTGAAACAGTGGATGATGCAGCAGCAACATCAGCCATCGATGAAACAAGTGATGTCGATAATAGCAGAGCGCGACGCAGCGATCCAGGAGAGGAACCTAGCTATATCAGAGAGAAAATCAGCTGTAGCTGAGCGAGACATCTCGTTTCTCCAGCGAGACACTGCCATCGCTGAGCGAAACAACGCGATCATGGAGAGAGACAGTGCTCTCACAGCTCTACAATACCGTGACAACTTAATGGCTACTTCACGCCAGCACCAACCGCACATGCATCATCAACATCAACATCAACATCACATGCTTCAGTTAACTGAAAATGCGTATGAGACCAGAGAAACAGAGACATCACCACCTACTACTGGATCCGCCTTGGAATCTGCCAAACCAAAACGTGGTAGAAAAGTGAAAGATCCAAAGGCAGCAGCTGCTAATAAGAGAGGGCCAAAGACTCAGAGGAAGGTTAAGAAAGAGAACGAAGACGACTTAAGCAAGATAATGTTTGTGAAGACAACAACCCTTGACTACAGCGAAGAAGAAGAAGAAGCAACAGGATCTAAATCGGATTGGAAAAGTCGAGAAATGGTGGTGGGGCTTAACCACGTTGTGTACGACTAGACAACAATGCCCCCACCTGTCTGTTCATGCACAGGAGTTCTCAGACAATGCTACAAATGGGGAAACGGAGGTTGGCAGTCATCGTGTTGCACTACCACACTGTCTATGCATCCGTTACCAGCACTGCCTAACAAAAAACATGCCAGAGTTGGTGGAAGGAAAATGAGTGGAAGCGCCTTCAACAAGTATCTAAGCAGGCTTGCTGCGGAAGGGCACCATGATCTCTCAAGCCATGTTGATCTTAAGGACCATTGGGCAAAGCACGGTACAAACCGTTATATTACGATCAAATGATGTGTGTATTTAGGTGTCAGTTGTTCTTATGACATTACCTCTGATCTTATTTATGTAACTAACTCAAGAGGAAAATTGGTGGCAACAACCAGAATGAAATATTATTTAATCGTGGAAATGCCATGTCAGGTGCACCTATCAGAATCGGAACAAACCGATTACCAAATCCACCTATCATCACCGGCGTAACCATAAAAAGATCATTAAAAAAGCATGAGATGTTATTAAAACATTATAAAGTTGATGATTCCCACCAAAAATTTGAGGTGGGAATCTGATCGCCGGGTCGTGCTAATTCCATACGAATAAGTTCTGAGATTCTGAGAAGCATGTATGCCCATCACTCCAGCAATGACACCGAAAATGAAATAGAGAGTCCCTATATCCTCGTGGTTTGTGGAGAACATCCATCGAACCAGATTTTTCATAAATTTGAGATTTTTTCGTTTTTTTCCTCTTTACGTTGTCTTTTTAAAAAAGACAGAGTTTGAATGGTAACCAAGGGAACGAAGAGGAACACTACATTCCTTAATGTTCCTCAAAAATGTTACCATTCATGAGAAATATTTTTTCCAGTTCATTCCTTCTCATTCCCTTTTTTGTAGAGAATTATAATGCTGTTGTGAATGAAGAGGGGAACTTGTGTGTATTATTAGGTCGACCAACTGGTCTTTATATACATATGGTAATGACGGTCTAAGTACTGGATCGACATGAGATCGTACTTATCCTTAACTAGATAATGACTAGCAATACGTAAGATAAACACGAACTATAATGTAGATAAACACAAGAGTAGATAGGCGCCAGTATGATCCTGCGGATGGGCTTGGCCCGTCTTGCTACACGGGCTGATAAATGGGTCGATCACTAAATGGTTTATAACACTCCCCCTTGATCGACACATCCGGTCAAGGTTCATTCATGCTTTGGATGTTGCCTCATTAAAACCTCTCTTGACAAATCCAAAACCCAATGTGGTAAAAGGTAAAACAAGACAGGAAAAAGAGTACAACACATGAACTCCCCCTAATGATTGCATCATCGAAGATCCCTCAGTCGACGCATGCCTATCTTCCATATGAGCTTCTTGAACGTTGAGGTTGGTAGTGACTTGGTGAAGAGGTCGGCTGAATTCTCACTCGAACGGACTTGCAATACTTGGACCTCTCCTGCCTTCTGAAGCTCGTGTGTAAAGAAGAACTTAGGAAGAATATGTTTCGTCCTATCTCCTTTAATGTATTCATCCTTAAGTTGTGCGATGCATGCTGTGTTATCCTCGTCTAGGATGGTCGGTGGATCCTTTCCTTTGATCATACCACAAGTGGTACGAATATGCTGTGTCATGGATCTCATCCATACACTCTCACGGCTGGCTTCATGCATAGCTAATATTTCTGCGTGGTTAGAGGATGTGGCTGCCATGGTCTGCTTCATGGACCGCCAGGATATAGCTGTCCCACCGTGTGTAAAAACATAACCAGTCTGAGATCTAGCATAATGTGGATCACAGAGATAACCTGCATCAGCAAAACCAACTAAATCTTCCTTAGATTTGCCAGTAAACATAAGACCCAAGTCTTTCGTTCCTTGTAGGTAACGAAGTATATGTTTAATCCCGTTCCAGTGCCTTTGGGTCAAACAGGAGCTGAACCTAGAAAGTAAGTTCACAGCAAAGCTGATGTATGGTCGTGTGTGGCCAGCTAAATACATCAGAGCTCCTATGGCACTGAGATAAGGCACTTCGGGACCAAGGACTTCCTCATTTTTCTTCTTCGGACCAAATGGGTCAGTGTCCGGACCAAGACTTCTCACGACCATGGGGCTAGTCAATGGGTGAGACTGGTCCATATTAAATCTTTTGAGTACTTTTTCTGTATATGCCTTTTGATGCACAAGAATTCCATCTTTCATATACTCAAGTTGCAATCCCAAACAAAACTTTGTTTTTCCAAGATCTTTCATCTCGAATTCTTTCTTGAGATATTCAACAGTTTGAGAAATTTCTCCAGAGGTTCCTAGGATATTTAAATCATCTACATATACTGCAATGATTACAAAACCCTTATTGAACTTCTTTATGAATATGCATGGGCAGATCTGGTCGTTTTTGTATCCTTCTTTCAGGAGATATTCNNNNNNNNNNNNNNNNNNNNNNNNNNNNNNNNNNNNNNNNNNNNNNNNNNNNNNNNNNNNNNNNNNNNNNNNNNNNNNNNNNNNNNNNNNNNNNNNNNNNNNNNNNNNNNNNNNNNNNNNNNNNNNNNNNNNNNNNNNNNNNNNNNNNNNNNNNNNNNNNNNNNNNNNNNNNNNNNNNNCAATCTGTTAGCTAGCTCTTGAAGATGTATAATCTTCCGGACTTCTAGATCACAATCTCTAGTCCGAGGATCCTGCCATGTTAAGGATGTTTGATTCCATTTTATATCCTGTACCAGCTTACCATAATCTACCCCTAATGCTGGATACTAGAATTCATCAAAATGATAATCCGCGAACCTGGCCTTAAACAAATCACCTGTTGTTGGCTCTAGGGACTTAATAATAGAAGGGGAATCGTATCCAACATATACTCCCATCCTCCTCTGAGGTCCCATCTTTGTTCTCTGTGGTGGTGCTATAGGCACTTGGACGGCACATCCAAAAACTCTTAGATGGGATATATCTGGCTCATGACCCGTTAGTAGTTGGGATGGCGAGTATTTGTGCTCACTAGATGACCTGATGCAAATTAGCTCAGCTGCATGTAGTACTGCATGTCCCCAAGCTGATACTGGGAGTTTGGTATTCATTAAGAGTGGCCGGACAATCAGCTGGATCCGTTTTATAAAGGATTCAGCCAGACCATTCTGAGTATGGACATGTGCTACAGAGTGCTACAGACTTACTCCCATGGACATACAATAGTCATTAAAAGGTTGGGAAGTGAATTCACTTGCATTGTCTAGACGTATAGTCTTTAATGGAAAATCTGGAAAATGTGCTCTCAGTCTTATTATCTGAGCCAGCAATCTTGCAAGTGCTAGATTACGAGTTGATAGGAGACAAACATGTGACCATCTTGTGGATGCATCAATCAGGACCATAAAATATCTAAATGTCCCACAGGGTGGGTGTATTGGTCCACAAATATCAACTTGTATTCTTTCTAGGAAATTTGTCACTTCCTTATTCACTTTGGTACGTGATGGCTTAGTAATTAGTTTCCCTTGTGAGCATGCTTCACATGTGATATTCTTAGGGATAACTCCTTTTGTTTTCAAACTGTGACCATTTGAATTTGATATGAGTTTTCGCATCATGTTCGAACCGGGGTGTCCCAGCCGATTGTGCCAAAGAGTGAACTCTTCTTTGAATTCTTTATTCAAGACGGCATTAGCCTCAACAAGACTGGTCTGGGCATAATAAAGACCAGTCCCACACGCATGTATAGTCTCAAAGACTTTCTTATTGCCTTGGGTGATTTTATAAATCTGTAGGAATTCTTTATTTCCTTCACCCATTGTTTTGATGTGGAAATCATTCAGTCTTATGTCTTTAAAGCTCAATAGACTTCTGTTTGAGCTAGGTGAGTACAAAGCATCTTCAATCTCAAGATGTGTACCTTTTGGCAATAAGATATTGGCGTGGCCANNNNNNNNNNNNNNNNNNNNNNNNNNNNNNNNNNNNNNNNNNNNNNNNNNNNNNNNNNNNNNNNNNNNNNNNNNNNNNNNNNNNNNNNNNNNNNNNNNNNNNNNNNNNNNNNNNNNNNNNNNNNNNNNNNNNNNNNNNNNNNNNNNNNNNNNNNNNNNNNNNNNNNNNNNNNNNNNNNNNNNNNNNNNNNNNNNNNNNNNNNNNNNNNNNNNNNNNNNNNNNNNNNNNNNNNNNNNNNNNNNNNNNNNNNNNNNNNNNNNNNNNNNNNNNNNNNNNNNNNNNNNNNNNNNNNNNNNNNNNNNNNNNNNNNNNNNNNNNNNNNNNNNNNNNNNNNNNNNNNNNNNNNNNNNNNNNNNNNNNNNNNNNNNNNNNNNNNNNNNNNNNNNNNNNNNNNNNNNNNNNNNNNNNNNNNNNNNNNNNNNNNNNNNNNNNNNNNNNNNNNNNNNNNNNNNNNNNNNNNNNNNNNNNNNNNNNNNNNNNNNNNNNNNNNNNNNNNNNNNNNNNNNNNNNNNNNNNNNNNNNNNNNNNNNNNNNNNNNNNNNNNNNNNNNNNNNNNNNNNNNNNNNNNNNNNNNNNNNNNNNNNNNNNNNNNNNNNNNNNNNNNNNNNNNNNNNNNNNNNNNNNNNNNNNNNNNNNNNNNNNNNNNNNNNNNNNNNNNNNNNNNNNNNNNNNNNNNNNNNNNNNNNNNNNNNNNNNNNNNNNNNNNNNNNNNNNNNNNNNNNNNNNNNNNNNNNNNNNNNNNNNNNNNNNNNNNNNNNNNNNNNNNNNNNNNNNNNNNNNNNNNNNNNNNNNNNNNNNNNNNNNNNNNNNNNNNNNNNNNNNNNNNNNNNNNNNNNNNNNNNNNNNNNNNNNNNNNNNNNNNNNNNNNNNNNNNNNNNNNNNNNNNNNNNNNNNNNNNNNNNNNNNNNNNNNNNNNNNNNNNNNNNNNNNNNNNNNNNNNNNNNNNNNNNNNNNNNNNNNNNNNNNNNNNNNNNNNNNNNNNNNNNNNNNNNNNNNNNNNNNNNNNNNNNNNNNNNNNNNNNNNNNNNNNNNNNNNNNNNNNNNNNNNNNNNNNNNNNNNNNNNNNNNNNNNNNNNNNNNNNNNNNNNNNNNNNNNNNNNNNNNNNNNNNNNNNNNNNNNNNNNNNNNNNNNNNNNNNNNNNNNNNNNNNNNNNNNNNNNNNNNNNNNNNNNNNNNNNNNNNNNNNNNNNNNNNNNNNNNNNNNNNNNNNNNNNNNNNNNNNNNNNNNNNNNNNNNNNNNNNNNNNNNNNNNNNNNNNNNNNNNNNNNNNNNNNNNNNNNNNNNNNNNNNNNNNNNNNNNNNNNNNNNNNNNNNNNNNNNNNNNNNNNNNNNNNNNNNNNNNNNNNNNNNNNNNNNNNNNNNNNNNNNNNNNNNNNNNNNNNNNNNNNNNNNNNNNNNNNNNNNNNNNNNNNNNNNNNNNNNNNNNNNNNNNNNNNNNNNNNNNNNNNNNNNNNNNNNNNNNNNNNNNNNNNNNNNNNNNNNNNNNNNNNNNNNNNNNNNNNNNNNNNNNNNNNNNNNNNNNNNNNNNNNNNNNNNNNNNNNNNNNNNNNNNNNNNNNNNNNNNNNNNNNNNNNNNNNNNNNNNNNNNNNNNNNNNNNNNNNNNNNNNNNNNNNNNNNNNNNNNNNNNNNNNNNNNNNNNNNNNNNNNNNNNNNNNNNNNNNNNNNNNNNNNNNNNNNNNNNNNNNNNNNNNNNNNNNNNNNNNNNNNNNNNNNNNNNNNNNNNNNNNNNNNNNNNNNNNNNNNNNNNNNNNNNNNNNNNNNNNNNNNNNNNNNNNNNNNNNNNNNNNNNNNNNNNNNNNNNNNNNNNNNNNNNNNNNNNNNNNNNNNNNNNNNNNNNNNNNNNNNNNNNNNNNNNNNNNNNNNNNNNNNNNNNNNNNNNNNNNNNNNNNNNNNNNNNNNNNNNNNNNNNNNNNNNNNNNNNNNNNNNNNNNNNNNNNNNNNNNNNNNNNNNNNNNNNNNNNNNNNNNNNNNNNNNNNNNNNNNNNNNNNNNNNNNNNNNNNNNNNNNNNNNNNNNNNNNNNNNNNNNNNNNNNNNNNNNNNNNNNNNNNNNNNNNNNNNNNNNNNNNNNNNNNNNNNNNNNNNNNNNNNNNNNNNNNNNNNNNNNNNNNNNNNNNNNNNNNNNNNNNNNNNNNNNNNNNNNNNNNNNNNNNNNNNNNNNNNNNNNNNNNNNNNNNNNNNNNNNNNNNNNNNNNNNNNNNNNNNNNNNNNNNNNNNNNNNNNNNNNTATCCCCATTAGTAAGAAAATAATCGGATCATTCACATACTCTTTCAGTCGGATACAAGCAATGCAAGTAAATAACAATATTTTTTTTTCAATGATCCAAACGATTTCATGTATAAAAGTTAAACCTATACATCTAAGATAAAGTTAAATCCATTGCATGAAATCTGATCAGTTTTATCAATTTTCGACATGAAAGTAAACTAATCAGTATGAATGATCTATCCTAATCAGATGATTTCATGTGATNNNNNNNNNNNNNNNNNNNNNNNNNNNNNNNNNNNNNNNNNNNNNNNNNNNNNNNNNNNNNNNNNNTTATTTGTTTTCGATATTTATCAGATTAAATATAATGATTTGATAATGCTAGTATATCAGTAATAATCCGAAATTTATTTATTTTCAGATAAATACTAAGAAAATTCCTATTCCTAATAGGATTAGGAAAAAAATAAATCGATATTTTTCTAATAAATGCTGAAAATCCTATTTTTTTTAAGATAAAGATATAAGGTTTTTTTAAAAAAATAGGAAAATCGAATTAAAATATATAATATATTGTTTTCAGTCGGATTTATCAAAAAAAATCGGATTTATCTTTAAAATTTCAGATTTATCTATAAGAAAAATCGGATTTATCTTAAAAATATTAAAAAATTCTTTCAAATTTGAGACAGGTTCTAGTCGATTTCAACATATCAGAGAAAGACTTTAAACATTCAAGAACAAGTTTCTAATGCAAGCAAACAATCAGATTAAGTTGATGCAGCAGTTGGATTTGTAAAAATAATTGGTGTAATTGTCAACCTAAAAGGTTCTAGCAATTAACTCACATCAGGAAGATTAAAAAAAATCAAACAAGCTTAAACAGGGTGAAACAAGACGAGATTAAAGCTTTGAAAATAGATTAGGGTTTTAGATTTTATTTTGCAAAGACATACGGCTAGATGTAGCTGTATGTATGCGGCTGAGGGTTTAAATCCTTTTTGGTTTTGTTTTGAGTTTTCTGAAGATACCTGAACCTTTTGTGATGAGTTGAACGGTCTGTGAGGAGAGAGAGNNNNNNNNNNNNNNNNNNNNNNNNNNNNNNNNNNNNNNNNNNNNNNNNNNNNNNNNNNNNNNNNNNNNNNNNNNNNNNNNNNNNNNNNNNNNNNNNNNNNNNNNNNNNNNNNNNNNNNNNNNNNNNNNNNNNNNNNNNNNNNNNNNNNNNNNNNNNNNNNNNNNNNNNNNNNNNNNNNNNNNNNNNNNNNNNNNNNNNNNNNNNNNNNNNNNNNNNNNNNNNNNNNNNNNNNNNNNNNNNNNNNNNNNNNNNNNNNNNNNNNNNNNNNNNNNNNNNNNNNNNNNNNNNNNNNNNNNNNNNNNNNNNNNNNNNNNNNNNNNNNNNNNNNNNNNNNNNNNNNNNNNNNNNNNNNNNNNNNNNNNNNNNNNNNNNNNNNNNNNNNNNNNNNNNNNNNNNNNNNNNNNNNNNNNNNNNNNNNNNNNNNNNNNNNNNNNNNNNNNNNNNNNNNNNNNNNNNNNNNNNNNNNNNNNNNNNNNNNNNNNNNNNNNNNNNNNNNNNNNNNNNNNNNNNNNNNNNNNNNNNNNNNNNNNNNNNNNNNNNNNNNNNNNNNNNNNNNNNNNNNNNNNNNNNNNNNNNNNNNNNNNNNNNNNNNNNNNNNNNNNNNNNNNNNNNNNNNNNNNNNNNNNNNNNNNNNNNNNNNNNNNNNNNNNNNNNNNNNNNNNNNNNNNNNNNNNNNNNNNNNNNNNNNNNNNNNNNNNNNNNNNNNNNNNNNNNNNNNNNNNNNNNNNNNNNNNNNNNNNNNNNNNNNNNNNNNNNNNNNNNNNNNNNNNNNNNNNNNNNNNNNNNNNNNNNNNNNNNNNNNNNNNNNNNNNNNNNNNNNNNNNNNNNNNNNNNNNNNNNNNNNNNNNNNNNNNNNNNNNNNNNNNNNNNNNNNNNNNNNNNNNNNNNNNNNNNNNNNNNNNNNNNNNNNNNNN
Proteins encoded in this window:
- the LOC106342815 gene encoding 60S ribosomal protein L37a-2; translation: MAKRTKKVGIVGKYGTRYGASIRKQIKKMEVSQHSKYFCEFCGKYGVKRKAVGIWGCKDCGKVKAGGAYTMNTASAVTVRSTIRRLREQIEG